From the genome of Apodemus sylvaticus chromosome 3, mApoSyl1.1, whole genome shotgun sequence, one region includes:
- the Oprk1 gene encoding kappa-type opioid receptor isoform X2 — protein MKTATNIYIFNLALADALVTTTMPFQSAVYLMNSWPFGDVLCKIVISIDYYNMFTSIFTLTMMSVDRYIAVCHPVKALDFRTPLKAKIINICIWLLASSVGISAIVLGGTKVREDGDIIECSLQFPDDEYSWWDLFMKICVFVFAFVIPVLIIIVCYTLMILRLKSVRLLSGSREKDRNLRRITKLVLVVVAVFIICWTPIHIFILVEALGSTSHSTAALSSYYFCIALGYTNSSLNPVLYAFLDENFKRCFRDFCFPIKMRMERQSTNRVRNTVQDPASMRDVGGMNKPV, from the exons ATGAAAACTGCCACCAACATCTACATATTCAACCTGGCTTTGGCAGACGCTTTGGTCACGACCACCATGCCCTTCCAGAGCGCCGTCTACCTGATGAATTCTTGGCCTTTTGGCGATGTTCTGTGCAAGATCGTCATTTCCATCGACTACTACAACATGTTTACCAGCATATTCACCTTGACCATGATGAGTGTGGACCGCTACATTGCTGTGTGCCACCCTGTGAAAGCTTTGGACTTCCGAACACCTTTGAAAGCAAAGATCATCAACATCTGCATCTGGCTGCTGGCATCGTCTGTTGGCATATCAGCGATAGTCCTTGGAGGCACCAAAGTCAGGGAGG ATGGGGACATCATTGAATGCTCCTTGCAGTTTCCCGATGATGAATATTCCTGGTGGGACCTCTTCATGAAGATCTGTGTCTTTGTCTTTGCCTTTGTGATCCCAGTTCTCATCATCATCGTCTGCTACACCCTGATGATTCTGCGCCTGAAGAGTGTCCGGCTCCTCTCTGGCTCCCGAGAAAAGGACCGAAATCTCCGCCGGATAACCAAGTTGGTGCTGGTAGTGGTCGCAGTCTTCATCATCTGTTGGACTCCCATCCACATCTTTATCCTGGTGGAGGCTCTAGGCAGCACCTCCCACAGCACAGCTGCCCTCTCCAGCTATTACTTCTGCATTGCCTTGGGTTATACCAACAGCAGCTTGAATCCTGTTCTCTATGCCTTTCTTGATGAAAACTTCAAGCGGTGTTTTAGGGACTTCTGCTTCCCTATTAAGATGCGAATGGAACGCCAAAGCACCAACAGAGTTAGAAATACAGTTCAGGATCCAGCTTCCATGAGGGATGTGGGAGGGATGAATAAGCCAGTATGA